The Bacillus sp. (in: firmicutes) genome includes the window TACGTGATGGGGCTTGGATGAGATATACATTAAACAAGGAAAAAACGGATGAGGTTATAGCTTTCTTTACATGCATAACAAACGATAAAGAAGATTGTATTTGTAAAAAGAGCAAAAATAAAAAATCTGATAATCAATGTTGTTAAGGAGGATTTAGTAATGAAAAATATTGAGATTTTTGACCCAGCAATGTGTTGCTCGACAGGAGTTTGTGGACCATCTATTGACCCAGAGCTGTTAAGAGTAGCAACTGTTATTAATTCGCTTAAAGAAAAAGGGATTATTATAAAAAGGCATGGTTTGTCAAGTGAACCTCAGGATTTTATCTCCAATAAAGTTATAAGTGAAATTCTACAAAAGGAAGGAGCAGATATTCTTCCTGTAACACTGGCAGATGGTGAAATTGTAAAAACCAAAAGCTACCCAACAAACGAAGAGTTTTCAGAATGGTTAGGGGTGGAAATAAGCACAAAACCTCAAAAGAAGAGCGGCTGCTGCGGACCAAAGGGGTGCTGTTAAGATGTTAAAGAATAATTATGAGCCATTTAGTTTAGATGGGATAAATCTGACTAAGTATATGTTTTTCACAGGAAAGGGTGGTGTAGGTAAAACCTCAACCGCTTGTGCTGTGGCAGTAAATTTAGCTGATAATGGAAAAAGTGTTCTCCTTATAAGCACTGATCCTGCATCCAATTTGCAGGATGTTTTTAATACTGAGCTTGATGGCAAAGGTGTGCCGATTGATGGAGTGCCGGGTTTAGTTGTGGCGAATCTTAACCCAGAGGAAGCTGCCAGAGAGTATAGGGAATCGGTTATTGCTCCATATAGGGGGAAGTTGCCGGATAGTGTAATTGTAAATATGGAGGAACAACTCTCAGGTTCATGTACAGTTGAAATTGCCGCTTTTGACCAGTTTTCGAACTTCATCACTGATAAATCCACAGAGAATAAATACGATTATATTATTTTTGATACTGCTCCGACAGGGCACACACTTCGTATGCTGCAATTACCATCAGCCTGGAGTAATTTTATCAGTGAAAGTACACATGGGGCGTCATGTTTAGGTCAGCTCGCTGGACTTCAAGATAAAAAGGATATGTATAAGAATGCGGTTGAAAACCTTGCAGATAAAGATAAAACAACTTTGATATTGGTATCAAGGCCGGAGGAAACTCCTTTGATTGAAGCTGAACGTTCAAGCAATGAGCTTAGTGAGCTAGGGATAAACAATCAGGTTTTAGTTATCAATGGTATACTGAGTGAAGCAACTGACGATGTTTCGATTAAAATGTTAGATAAGCAGCAAAAGGCTTTGGAAAATATGCCACAGGGTTTAAAAAAGTTTAAAATTTTCACTATACCACTTCGTTCCTATAACGTTGTAGGTATTGATAATATTAAAACATTTTTATATAGTGACGATTACACAAAAAATAATTTTTATAGCAAATCCTTAAATTTAAGACACCTAGATGTTCTGATTGAAGATATTTATAGGGCAGGTAAAAAAGTGATATTTACAATGGGCAAAGGCGGTGTTGGAAAAACAACTATTGCTGCAACCATTGCTGTGGCTCTTGCTAGAAAGGGTGTTAAGGTACATTTAACATCTACAGACCCAGCTAATCATCTCAAATATGTGGTTGAAGATACTAAAAATATTAAACTAAGTAAAATAGATGAAAAGCAGGAACTATTGCGATATCAAAATGAGGTATTAAGTAAGGCTCGTGAAACAATGAGCGAAGATGATGTTGCTTATGTTGAAGAGGATTTACGCTCTCCATGCACACAGGAGATTGCAGTATTTAGAGCTTTTGCTGAGATTGTTGACAAGGCTGAAAACGAAGTTGTAATTATTGATACTGCACCAACGGGTCACACGCTTCTGTTGCTTGATTCTACACAGAGTTATCATAAAGAGGTTCAGAGAACAAAAGGTGAAACGCCAATATCTGTTCAAAGATTACTTCCAAGACTTCGGGATGAGAAACAAACAGAGGTTATTATTGTTACATTGCCTGAAGCAACACCGGTATTTGAAGCTCAGAGACTGGGTGATGACCTAAATAGAGCGGGAATTAATAATAAATGGTGGGTGGTTAATCAGTGCCTTTCATTGACGAATACTAAAAATAGTATGTTAATAGCTCGCGCTGATGCTGAAAAGCAATGGCTGGAAAAAGTTAAGCAAATAAGTTCTGATAACTTTGTT containing:
- the arsD gene encoding arsenite efflux transporter metallochaperone ArsD, which gives rise to MKNIEIFDPAMCCSTGVCGPSIDPELLRVATVINSLKEKGIIIKRHGLSSEPQDFISNKVISEILQKEGADILPVTLADGEIVKTKSYPTNEEFSEWLGVEISTKPQKKSGCCGPKGCC
- the arsA gene encoding arsenical pump-driving ATPase; its protein translation is MLKNNYEPFSLDGINLTKYMFFTGKGGVGKTSTACAVAVNLADNGKSVLLISTDPASNLQDVFNTELDGKGVPIDGVPGLVVANLNPEEAAREYRESVIAPYRGKLPDSVIVNMEEQLSGSCTVEIAAFDQFSNFITDKSTENKYDYIIFDTAPTGHTLRMLQLPSAWSNFISESTHGASCLGQLAGLQDKKDMYKNAVENLADKDKTTLILVSRPEETPLIEAERSSNELSELGINNQVLVINGILSEATDDVSIKMLDKQQKALENMPQGLKKFKIFTIPLRSYNVVGIDNIKTFLYSDDYTKNNFYSKSLNLRHLDVLIEDIYRAGKKVIFTMGKGGVGKTTIAATIAVALARKGVKVHLTSTDPANHLKYVVEDTKNIKLSKIDEKQELLRYQNEVLSKARETMSEDDVAYVEEDLRSPCTQEIAVFRAFAEIVDKAENEVVIIDTAPTGHTLLLLDSTQSYHKEVQRTKGETPISVQRLLPRLRDEKQTEVIIVTLPEATPVFEAQRLGDDLNRAGINNKWWVVNQCLSLTNTKNSMLIARADAEKQWLEKVKQISSDNFVAIPWFQDASIENIVDFSGGSKSDE